A single Ktedonobacteraceae bacterium DNA region contains:
- a CDS encoding NYN domain-containing protein gives MEKEKVVFFLDYANVNRAAREKRYRMDYADLLHYVGEQRFLVEAYCYVPINPRNEHRLDAEIEELWRAGYIVTTKMGTIAGGTYKCNFDVEIAMDVQRVVYQVKPDIIVLATGDSDFIPLIQEVRRAGVRVEVATFLENAGTDILIKSSGFINLAVYYDGYLAALDGNASADRLEDDQFQKLIESQALDLDADEPGAKITVDLKGEETGVAVADSSDDVTL, from the coding sequence ATGGAAAAGGAAAAGGTTGTCTTCTTCCTGGATTACGCCAACGTCAATCGCGCGGCCAGGGAGAAAAGGTATCGCATGGACTACGCCGACCTGCTGCACTATGTCGGCGAGCAGCGGTTTCTCGTCGAGGCGTATTGCTACGTCCCCATCAATCCGCGCAACGAGCATCGATTGGACGCGGAGATTGAGGAGCTATGGCGGGCCGGCTACATCGTCACTACCAAGATGGGTACGATCGCGGGCGGTACGTACAAATGCAACTTCGACGTTGAGATCGCGATGGACGTGCAGCGCGTGGTGTACCAGGTCAAGCCGGACATTATTGTGCTGGCGACCGGCGATTCCGATTTTATCCCGCTGATTCAGGAGGTCAGGCGGGCCGGTGTGCGAGTCGAGGTGGCGACGTTTCTGGAGAATGCTGGAACGGATATCCTGATCAAGTCTTCGGGCTTTATCAACCTGGCCGTGTACTATGACGGCTACCTGGCGGCCCTGGATGGCAATGCAAGCGCGGACAGGCTCGAGGACGATCAGTTTCAAAAACTCATCGAATCGCAGGCGCTTGACCTGGACGCGGACGAACCAGGGGCAAAGATCACCGTCGATCTGAAAGGCGAGGAGACGGGTGTGGCTGTCGCGGACAGCAGCGATGATGTGACGTTATAA
- a CDS encoding NB-ARC domain-containing protein has protein sequence MTYAGRPRREEERPDSAFGKALKHYLQRIEDFTQTDLARETGIPERTLSLMVKGERASGTTLRRDLRDIIKVLYKKNALHSLAEANQLVTSIPMIKELDERDSDDAAVIKLFSTSLTENERLARIEERIRHVLRDNAVVDHTQLFGVDTLLKKLKDDLFAPQGAWVISLCGEGGLGKTALTYEAVARYAASAGFTRVGWVSAKTFQLLPDGILLRDGSAELHWGNILKKLADQLGIRLGDNSSGWIKDFQRGIRSLPPGERCLLVVDNLETVQDIDEVIQYLGRNTLVNPHKILLTTRHALLGKVQYLVERHVKALELEPALRFIRTLGGDVVEQASDDELRPIVDVTEGNPLLIKLFVTRLLVSHQPLDFVVEELQAVNQRLGQNIIDYLYAESLSMLQQRCGKEAARRLLNAFCPLGAGDSVTYGALRTYSDIADDEVFHNTLKVACDLSLIRSLNLNARFSIHSLLWKFVCEY, from the coding sequence ATGACATATGCAGGTCGCCCGCGCCGTGAGGAAGAGAGGCCGGATAGCGCATTTGGCAAGGCGCTCAAACACTACTTACAGCGTATCGAGGATTTCACACAGACCGATTTAGCCAGGGAGACCGGCATTCCCGAAAGAACGCTCTCCCTTATGGTCAAGGGGGAACGCGCAAGCGGCACGACACTGCGGCGCGATCTGCGCGACATCATCAAGGTCCTGTACAAAAAGAATGCGCTTCATTCGCTTGCAGAGGCCAACCAGCTGGTGACCAGCATTCCAATGATCAAAGAACTGGACGAGCGCGATTCCGATGACGCGGCAGTAATCAAACTGTTCAGTACATCCCTGACCGAAAACGAACGACTTGCTCGCATTGAGGAGCGCATCCGGCACGTGCTGCGCGATAACGCGGTTGTCGATCACACACAGTTGTTCGGCGTCGACACGCTGCTAAAGAAATTAAAAGATGACCTCTTCGCGCCGCAGGGTGCATGGGTGATCAGCCTCTGTGGCGAGGGCGGACTCGGCAAAACGGCCCTCACCTATGAAGCGGTCGCTCGTTATGCAGCCTCAGCAGGCTTTACCAGGGTTGGCTGGGTTTCGGCCAAAACATTCCAATTGCTACCCGATGGCATACTCTTGAGAGATGGCAGCGCCGAACTGCATTGGGGCAATATACTCAAAAAATTAGCGGACCAGCTCGGTATTCGCCTTGGTGATAACTCGAGCGGGTGGATCAAGGATTTTCAGCGCGGAATACGCTCGCTTCCGCCAGGAGAACGCTGCCTGCTCGTTGTGGATAACCTCGAAACGGTTCAGGATATCGATGAGGTCATCCAGTACCTGGGCCGCAACACGCTCGTCAATCCGCATAAGATACTCCTCACGACCCGCCATGCTCTGTTAGGAAAAGTGCAGTACCTGGTCGAACGGCACGTCAAAGCCCTTGAACTTGAACCGGCCTTACGCTTTATCCGTACTCTCGGTGGCGATGTTGTCGAACAGGCAAGCGATGACGAACTGCGGCCCATCGTAGATGTTACCGAGGGCAACCCCCTCTTAATCAAGCTCTTCGTCACGCGCCTGCTCGTGAGCCACCAGCCGCTCGATTTTGTCGTGGAAGAGTTACAGGCGGTTAATCAGCGCCTCGGCCAGAACATCATCGACTACCTCTACGCGGAATCGCTCTCGATGCTGCAACAACGCTGCGGCAAAGAGGCCGCGCGTCGTCTCCTCAACGCCTTTTGCCCACTTGGCGCCGGAGATAGCGTGACCTACGGGGCGCTGCGCACCTACAGCGACATCGCGGACGACGAGGTGTTTCACAATACGCTCAAGGTTGCTTGCGACCTGTCATTAATTCGCAGTTTGAATCTCAATGCTCGTTTTTCCATTCATAGCCTGTTATGGAAATTTGTGTGTGAATACTGA
- the csx15 gene encoding CRISPR-associated protein Csx15, producing MLVINFSHPFTTEQRARIEALAGMPVEDVRTIPVQIDQAKALEPQIAQLVNAAGLSSEEWQTRQLLINPPGYAPAAFVLLAELHGRMGHFPALIRLRPAAGAVTTYEVAELLDLQVIRERARERRYS from the coding sequence ATGCTTGTCATCAACTTTTCGCATCCTTTCACGACCGAGCAGCGAGCGCGCATTGAGGCGCTGGCCGGCATGCCTGTAGAGGATGTTCGCACGATACCGGTACAGATCGACCAGGCGAAGGCCCTGGAACCACAAATCGCGCAGCTGGTAAACGCGGCTGGCCTCTCATCGGAAGAGTGGCAGACGCGCCAGTTGCTCATCAATCCCCCTGGATACGCGCCCGCCGCCTTCGTTTTGCTGGCGGAACTGCATGGACGCATGGGACATTTCCCGGCATTGATACGCTTGCGCCCGGCTGCCGGGGCGGTCACGACCTACGAGGTCGCGGAGTTGCTTGATCTGCAGGTGATTCGCGAGCGGGCGAGGGAGAGGCGCTACTCTTAA